In one window of Demequina sp. NBRC 110054 DNA:
- a CDS encoding ATP-binding cassette domain-containing protein — MTEPLLKVDDLVVEYPGRGMRAKPIRVVHGVDFDIKPGETVGLVGESGSGKTTIGRAILGLAPVAGGTITFDGEDISHPSKKRRRELTRDIQVVYQDPYSSLNPSLTIGDSLTEPMIIRRTSKTEAAARVKELLDTVGLPADAADRMPREFSGGQRQRIAIARALALDPKLIICDEPVSALDLSTQARVLELFLEIQERTGVAYLFISHDLAVVREMSHRVAVLYHGELVEWGDGDKVTSAPEHPYTQRLLLASPVPDPLAQEQRRADRLRLKEIQAQQQEQAGAA, encoded by the coding sequence ATGACCGAGCCGCTGCTCAAGGTCGACGATCTGGTCGTCGAGTACCCCGGCCGCGGGATGCGCGCCAAGCCGATCCGCGTGGTCCACGGCGTCGACTTCGACATCAAGCCCGGCGAGACCGTCGGACTGGTCGGCGAGTCGGGCTCGGGGAAGACGACGATCGGCCGCGCCATCCTGGGCCTCGCCCCGGTCGCCGGCGGCACGATCACTTTCGACGGGGAGGACATCAGCCACCCCAGCAAGAAGCGTCGCCGCGAGCTCACCCGCGACATCCAGGTCGTCTACCAGGACCCCTACTCTTCGCTCAACCCCTCGCTCACGATCGGCGACTCGCTCACCGAGCCGATGATCATCCGCAGGACCTCGAAGACGGAGGCGGCAGCAAGGGTGAAGGAGCTGCTCGACACCGTGGGGCTCCCCGCTGACGCCGCGGACCGCATGCCGCGCGAGTTCTCGGGCGGCCAGCGCCAGCGCATCGCGATCGCGAGGGCGCTCGCTCTCGACCCGAAGCTCATCATCTGCGACGAGCCGGTGTCGGCGCTCGACCTTTCCACGCAGGCCCGTGTACTCGAGCTGTTCCTCGAGATCCAGGAGCGCACGGGGGTCGCGTACCTCTTCATCTCGCACGACCTGGCCGTGGTTCGCGAGATGTCTCACCGCGTCGCCGTGCTCTATCACGGCGAGCTCGTGGAATGGGGCGACGGGGACAAGGTCACGTCGGCCCCCGAGCACCCGTACACGCAGCGCCTGCTGCTCGCCTCTCCGGTGCCGGATCCGCTCGCTCAGGAGCAGCGTCGCGCCGACCGCCTGAGGCTCAAGGAGATCCAGGCGCAGCAGCAGGAGCAGGCCGGAGCGGCCTGA
- a CDS encoding dipeptide/oligopeptide/nickel ABC transporter permease/ATP-binding protein: MSSAPAPAATDTRAPRAGLLKRLITHPLGGISIVFLTLIAIIAIIGPFIAPFDPTATDLKMIFAEPGGDYLLGGDSAGRDILSRLLVATGLSLAGGLLVAAVGTVIGVGAGLIAGYYGGWIDTMGSWFTALTMSIPSIIVLIAARSVMGPSMWWTMTIFGVFISPVYYRVVYNSVRSVRNELYVDAARTSGLGDGRIIGRHVLMAVRAPVILLTAGTIAAGIGMQAGFDFLGLGDPENPTWGQMLNEGFYNITRAGQLVLWPALALGLTMIFLTLLGTALRDELEGTSDLKKVKGQAAWALESPAPEIMRHEDERQAEVLLEVKDLAVAYPAGTGFATVVRGASLEVRKGETHGLIGESGSGKTQTAFSVLGLLPKGGKVMAGSIVFDGEDLTDASDATMNRYRGSRIAYVPQEPMSNLDPAFTIGSQLTEPLRSVLGMSKAEAHERAISLLDRVGIPDPQRTFDSYPHQLSGGMAQRVLIAGAVASHPALLIADEPTTALDVTVQAEVLDLLRDLQEELGMAVLIVTHNFGVVADICDRVSVMRQGVIVENGPTQAVFDDPRHEYTQALFSAIPTGAPRAPLPGMASTGTLGMEKLS; the protein is encoded by the coding sequence ATGAGCTCCGCACCCGCACCCGCAGCCACGGATACCCGCGCGCCTCGCGCAGGCCTGCTCAAGCGGCTCATCACGCACCCGCTCGGCGGCATCTCGATCGTCTTCCTCACCCTGATCGCCATCATCGCGATCATCGGGCCGTTCATCGCGCCGTTCGATCCGACGGCCACCGACCTCAAGATGATCTTCGCCGAGCCCGGCGGGGACTACCTCCTGGGCGGCGACTCGGCGGGTCGAGACATCCTGTCCCGCCTGCTCGTCGCGACCGGGCTGTCGCTCGCGGGCGGTCTGCTCGTCGCCGCGGTCGGCACGGTCATCGGCGTCGGTGCCGGGCTGATCGCCGGCTACTACGGCGGCTGGATCGACACGATGGGCTCGTGGTTCACGGCCCTCACGATGTCGATCCCCTCGATCATCGTGCTGATCGCAGCGCGCTCCGTGATGGGTCCGTCGATGTGGTGGACGATGACGATCTTCGGTGTCTTCATCTCGCCCGTGTACTACCGCGTGGTCTACAACTCGGTCAGGTCGGTCAGGAACGAGCTCTACGTCGACGCGGCCCGCACCTCGGGCCTCGGAGACGGCCGCATCATCGGCCGCCACGTGCTCATGGCCGTGCGCGCTCCTGTGATCCTGCTGACCGCGGGCACGATCGCCGCCGGTATCGGCATGCAGGCCGGCTTCGACTTCCTGGGGCTCGGTGACCCCGAGAACCCGACGTGGGGTCAGATGCTCAATGAGGGCTTCTACAACATCACTCGCGCCGGACAGCTGGTGCTGTGGCCCGCGCTCGCGCTGGGCCTCACGATGATCTTCCTCACGCTGCTCGGCACCGCGCTGCGCGACGAGCTCGAGGGAACGTCCGACCTCAAGAAGGTGAAGGGCCAGGCGGCCTGGGCGCTCGAGAGCCCGGCTCCCGAGATCATGCGTCACGAGGACGAGCGGCAAGCCGAGGTGCTCCTCGAGGTCAAGGACCTCGCGGTCGCCTACCCCGCCGGCACGGGCTTCGCGACGGTCGTGAGGGGTGCGAGCCTCGAGGTCCGCAAGGGCGAGACCCACGGGCTCATCGGGGAGTCAGGCTCGGGCAAGACCCAGACCGCGTTCTCGGTGCTCGGGCTGCTTCCCAAGGGCGGCAAGGTGATGGCCGGCTCGATCGTCTTCGATGGCGAGGACCTCACGGACGCGAGCGACGCGACCATGAACAGGTACCGCGGCAGCCGCATCGCGTACGTCCCGCAGGAGCCGATGTCCAACCTGGACCCGGCGTTCACGATCGGGTCGCAGCTCACCGAGCCGCTGCGCTCGGTGCTCGGGATGTCGAAGGCCGAGGCGCACGAGCGGGCGATCTCCCTTCTCGACAGGGTCGGCATCCCCGATCCGCAGCGGACGTTCGACTCGTACCCGCATCAGCTGTCGGGAGGCATGGCCCAGCGCGTGCTCATCGCGGGCGCGGTCGCCTCCCATCCCGCCCTGCTCATCGCGGACGAGCCGACCACGGCGCTCGACGTCACCGTCCAGGCCGAGGTGCTCGACCTGCTGCGGGATCTCCAGGAGGAGCTCGGCATGGCCGTGCTCATCGTCACCCACAACTTCGGCGTCGTCGCCGACATCTGCGACCGCGTCTCGGTGATGCGCCAGGGCGTGATCGTCGAGAACGGCCCCACGCAGGCGGTGTTCGACGACCCGCGCCACGAGTACACGCAGGCGCTGTTCTCCGCGATCCCGACGGGTGCGCCGCGCGCGCCGCTGCCGGGCATGGCGAGCACCGGCACCCTCGGAATGGAGAAGCTGTCATGA
- a CDS encoding ABC transporter permease, which translates to MLRFIGRRIVTGVGLIATLATLTFFLLQFGSTDTARRIAGQSATEDAVQVVEERLGLDQPVLVRFWDWVTSALRGDFGLSWFSGQDVIEAVTTRMQVTGTLAVGSVVLTAIIAIVLGAFAATKRGWLDRAVQILSVIGQAIPGFLVAMVLVLVFAIQLDWFPATGYTKPSDSVPEWLLSITLPVLALTIGSIGGVAQQVRGSMLDAFERDYVRTLRSRGLSHRSVVYKHVLRNAAGPALSILGLQFVILLGGAVIVEQLFSIPGLGPLALSSTSQGDIPVVMGIVVITGVIVIIVNTLVDVAQAWVNPKVRLS; encoded by the coding sequence GTGCTCCGCTTCATCGGAAGGCGCATCGTCACGGGAGTCGGCCTCATCGCGACGCTGGCGACACTGACGTTCTTCCTGCTGCAGTTCGGCAGCACGGACACCGCGCGCCGCATCGCAGGCCAGTCGGCCACCGAGGACGCCGTCCAGGTGGTCGAGGAGAGGCTCGGCCTCGACCAGCCGGTCCTCGTGAGGTTCTGGGACTGGGTGACCTCTGCGCTTCGCGGCGACTTCGGTCTCTCGTGGTTCTCCGGCCAGGACGTCATCGAGGCGGTGACGACCCGCATGCAGGTGACGGGCACCCTCGCCGTCGGCTCGGTGGTCCTCACCGCGATCATCGCGATCGTGCTCGGTGCGTTCGCCGCCACCAAGCGTGGCTGGCTCGACCGCGCGGTGCAGATCCTCTCCGTCATCGGCCAGGCGATCCCGGGCTTCCTGGTCGCGATGGTGCTGGTCCTCGTCTTCGCGATCCAGCTCGACTGGTTCCCGGCCACGGGCTACACCAAGCCCTCGGACTCCGTGCCCGAGTGGCTGCTCAGCATCACGCTGCCGGTCCTCGCGCTCACGATCGGCTCGATCGGTGGAGTCGCGCAGCAGGTCCGCGGCTCGATGCTCGACGCGTTCGAGCGCGACTACGTGCGCACGCTGCGCAGCCGCGGGCTCTCGCACCGCAGCGTCGTGTACAAGCACGTGCTGCGCAATGCTGCGGGACCCGCCCTCAGCATCCTCGGACTCCAGTTCGTGATCCTGCTCGGCGGCGCCGTCATCGTCGAGCAGCTCTTCTCGATCCCCGGTCTCGGCCCGCTCGCGCTGTCGAGCACCTCTCAGGGTGACATCCCGGTCGTCATGGGCATCGTCGTCATCACCGGCGTGATCGTCATCATCGTCAACACCCTCGTCGACGTCGCGCAGGCGTGGGTCAACCCGAAGGTCCGACTCTCATGA
- a CDS encoding ABC transporter substrate-binding protein — protein MLRTAKAGALAGVAALALAACSSGGTDDSTASSESSSAAAVEGRAELLTIGAVVDVSTWSAQDAAWGNTALYLSAVYDTLLRQNADGTIEPGLASDWSYDDSMTVLTLTLRDDVTFSDGSTLDADLVVENLTRFQNGASENSGNLASIDSVTAVDATTVEITLASPDPALLSYLSQNSGLIEAESAFESADIQTVPVGSGPYVLDSESSTIGSSYTFTANEDYWDADNQHYDSIVINYYADANALLNALRDSQVDVANLNSTSQITDAESAGYTINTQTLNWKGLILADRWGVVDEALADVRVRQAINYALDREGLLAGIESGYGEVTAQIFGDGTTAFDEALDTYYEYDVDKAKELLTEAGYPDGITITMPLSGFVPESEAQLIAGNLAEAGITVEYETAGESFISDLLGGKWAAFEFGLNQESESWATYKLAVSVDSAWNIYHQSTDELDALADRMRMGGEDGDAAAQEMNEYLVENAWFAPFYRYIGVVVTADGTSVTLKSGQAVPNLWDIVPTA, from the coding sequence ATGCTCCGCACTGCCAAGGCCGGCGCCCTCGCCGGTGTCGCCGCACTCGCCCTCGCGGCGTGCTCGTCGGGAGGGACCGACGACTCGACCGCCTCATCTGAATCGTCATCCGCCGCAGCCGTCGAAGGTCGCGCCGAGCTGCTCACGATCGGCGCCGTCGTCGACGTGAGCACCTGGTCAGCGCAGGACGCGGCCTGGGGCAACACCGCCCTCTATCTGTCGGCCGTGTACGACACCCTGCTGCGGCAGAACGCCGACGGCACCATCGAGCCAGGCCTTGCCAGCGACTGGTCATACGACGACTCGATGACGGTGCTCACGCTGACCCTGCGTGACGACGTCACGTTCAGCGACGGATCCACGCTCGACGCGGACCTCGTGGTGGAGAACCTCACGCGCTTCCAGAACGGAGCGTCGGAGAACAGCGGCAACCTCGCCTCGATCGACTCCGTCACTGCCGTCGACGCCACGACGGTCGAGATCACGCTGGCCTCGCCCGACCCGGCCCTGCTGAGCTACCTGAGCCAGAACTCGGGCCTCATCGAGGCCGAGTCCGCCTTCGAGTCCGCTGACATCCAGACCGTTCCCGTCGGCTCGGGCCCGTACGTCCTCGACTCCGAGTCGTCCACGATCGGCTCGTCCTACACGTTCACCGCCAACGAGGACTACTGGGACGCGGACAACCAGCACTATGACTCGATCGTCATCAACTACTACGCCGACGCGAACGCGCTGCTCAACGCGCTTCGCGACAGCCAGGTCGACGTCGCGAACCTCAACTCGACGTCGCAGATCACGGACGCCGAGTCCGCGGGCTACACGATCAACACGCAGACCCTCAACTGGAAGGGCCTGATCCTGGCCGACCGGTGGGGCGTCGTGGACGAGGCTCTCGCCGACGTGCGCGTGCGCCAGGCGATCAACTACGCGCTCGATCGCGAGGGCCTGCTGGCCGGCATCGAGTCCGGCTACGGCGAGGTCACCGCACAGATCTTCGGCGACGGCACCACCGCGTTCGACGAGGCCCTCGACACGTACTACGAGTACGACGTGGACAAGGCCAAGGAGCTGCTGACCGAGGCCGGCTACCCGGATGGCATCACCATCACGATGCCGCTCAGCGGCTTCGTGCCCGAGTCCGAGGCTCAGCTCATCGCGGGCAACCTCGCCGAGGCCGGCATCACGGTCGAGTACGAGACCGCCGGTGAGTCGTTCATCTCCGATCTGCTCGGTGGCAAGTGGGCCGCGTTCGAGTTCGGCCTCAACCAGGAGTCCGAGTCCTGGGCGACCTACAAGCTCGCGGTCTCTGTCGACTCGGCGTGGAACATCTACCACCAGAGCACCGACGAGCTCGACGCTCTCGCCGACCGCATGCGCATGGGTGGAGAGGACGGCGACGCCGCGGCTCAGGAGATGAACGAGTACCTGGTCGAGAACGCCTGGTTCGCGCCGTTCTACCGCTACATCGGCGTGGTCGTCACGGCCGACGGCACCTCCGTCACCCTCAAGAGCGGCCAGGCCGTGCCCAACCTCTGGGACATCGTCCCGACCGCCTGA
- a CDS encoding TetR/AcrR family transcriptional regulator, translating to MAGQRGEYKKSAKRREEILDAAFVVFSRSGYNAATMSEIAREVGMSQPGLLHHYGSKLELLQAVFERRDQMALDILSGRRDIEFLRGLVEISRRNHAKRHVLRLYTALAGEASNPDHPARGYFEQRFELVIGETEKAFADCAELGYLKEGVDPHLAALTSVGLTEGMQLLWLTGYEEIDMGEVARTHIQQYLSVDL from the coding sequence ATGGCTGGGCAACGAGGCGAGTACAAGAAGAGCGCCAAGCGTCGCGAGGAGATCCTCGACGCCGCATTCGTCGTGTTCTCCCGATCGGGCTACAACGCCGCGACCATGAGCGAGATCGCCCGCGAGGTCGGCATGAGCCAGCCAGGCCTCCTTCACCACTACGGAAGCAAGCTGGAGCTGCTCCAGGCCGTCTTCGAGCGCCGCGACCAGATGGCGCTCGACATCCTCAGTGGGCGCCGCGACATCGAGTTCCTGCGCGGCCTCGTAGAGATCAGCCGCCGAAATCACGCGAAACGCCACGTACTTCGCCTCTACACGGCACTTGCCGGCGAGGCGTCGAATCCCGACCATCCCGCACGCGGCTACTTCGAGCAACGATTCGAGCTCGTCATCGGAGAGACGGAGAAGGCCTTCGCCGACTGCGCCGAGCTCGGATACCTCAAGGAGGGCGTGGACCCGCACCTCGCGGCCCTCACGTCGGTCGGGCTCACCGAGGGCATGCAGCTCCTGTGGCTCACCGGCTACGAGGAGATCGACATGGGTGAGGTCGCGCGCACCCACATCCAGCAGTACCTCTCCGTGGATCTGTGA
- a CDS encoding alpha-L-rhamnosidase: MTEQHHIESLRLSREGHETATTAEPLLTWTLASGSAAQTAAELRDATGAKHRIEGASTHRVAWPFAPLAPREHRTVQVRAHLADGATTEWSGPLLVRAGLLDPSEFAAAFVGLASPERVAQPTLLRHEFTLRETPVDAVLHVTALGAHTTSLNGARVGDHEMAPGWTAYDQRVVVDTHDVTSLLTEGANAFGVSLAGAWRTEAYGFFGRPERVYGDQPSYAAQLHVRYADGSEEIIATGPEWRARGDGPITDSSLYRGETVDLRRTVPDWGLAGAPLDGWAPVAVEQVDARVEQKLSPPVRVTQEVAVADVITTPSGATVLDFGQNLVGRLRLEVDGPEGTVVSIRHAEVLENGEMGMRPLRDAVQTDTFTLPGGPVVLEPTFTFHGFRYAEVSGWPGDLDPTAVTARVMHSDMRRTAEFECSDPLVNRLHENVVWGMRGNFLSVPTDCPQRDERLGWTGDIQVFSPTASTLHDVDAFLADWLVDLRLEQSKHDGLVPFVIPDALRDDDVKPTAAWGDAATVVPWTLWERYGDLDVLRDQYESMRAWADRLIAKAGEDSLWEGSMQFGDWLDPDAAPDNPGGSKVSRDIVATAHVFKSARIVSKTAALLGHENDAATYGRVAEEVAEAFRSTYITPAGRMMSDAPTAYALAIGFDLVTDPELRQSLGDRLAERARSKGYRVSTGFVGTPLILGALSATGHADAAGRLLLQTDNPSWLYTVSMGATTIWERWDSMLPDGSINPGEMTSFNHYALGAVADWLHRELAGLSFAAPGGSRLRVAPTPLAGIDWARTTQETPLGTASTAWRVEDGTLTVDVLIPAGTVASVELPGAEPVEVGAGSHSFSAPMNAPEAPSGPYSLATELATLVDDQRAVAAIREELTGFAPGYAAGFFDRTAWTEGCALGDVLFGVPPHLRAQLDARLGEL, from the coding sequence ATGACCGAGCAGCACCACATCGAGTCGCTGAGGCTCTCCCGTGAGGGACACGAGACCGCGACGACCGCCGAGCCTCTTCTCACCTGGACCCTCGCGTCGGGCTCCGCCGCGCAGACCGCCGCCGAGCTCCGGGACGCCACGGGCGCGAAGCACCGCATCGAGGGCGCGTCGACGCACCGCGTCGCCTGGCCCTTCGCGCCCCTCGCGCCGCGCGAGCACCGCACCGTCCAGGTGCGCGCCCACCTCGCCGACGGCGCGACCACGGAGTGGAGCGGACCCCTCCTGGTGCGGGCGGGCCTCCTGGACCCGAGCGAGTTCGCCGCCGCGTTCGTCGGGCTCGCCTCCCCCGAGCGGGTCGCGCAGCCCACGCTCCTGCGCCACGAGTTCACGCTGCGCGAGACGCCCGTCGACGCAGTCCTCCACGTGACCGCGCTCGGCGCCCACACGACGTCCCTCAACGGTGCGCGCGTGGGCGACCACGAGATGGCGCCCGGCTGGACCGCATACGACCAGCGCGTCGTCGTCGACACGCATGACGTCACGTCCCTGCTGACCGAGGGCGCGAACGCCTTCGGCGTCTCCCTCGCGGGCGCGTGGCGGACCGAGGCGTATGGCTTCTTCGGACGCCCCGAGCGCGTTTACGGCGACCAGCCCTCCTACGCAGCGCAGCTCCACGTGCGCTATGCCGACGGCTCCGAGGAGATCATCGCCACCGGACCCGAGTGGCGCGCCCGCGGCGATGGCCCGATCACCGACTCCTCCCTCTACCGCGGCGAGACCGTGGACCTCCGCCGCACCGTGCCTGACTGGGGCCTCGCCGGCGCACCCCTCGACGGATGGGCGCCCGTCGCGGTCGAGCAGGTCGACGCGCGCGTCGAGCAGAAGCTGTCACCGCCCGTGCGCGTCACGCAAGAGGTCGCAGTCGCGGACGTGATCACCACCCCGTCCGGCGCCACAGTGCTCGACTTCGGGCAGAACCTGGTCGGCCGCCTGCGGCTCGAGGTCGACGGGCCCGAGGGAACCGTCGTGTCGATCCGCCATGCCGAGGTCCTCGAGAACGGCGAGATGGGCATGCGCCCGCTGCGCGACGCCGTCCAGACCGATACGTTCACGCTCCCCGGCGGCCCCGTCGTGCTCGAGCCCACCTTCACCTTCCACGGCTTCCGCTACGCCGAGGTCTCAGGATGGCCCGGTGACCTGGACCCCACCGCGGTCACCGCGCGCGTCATGCACTCCGACATGCGCCGCACCGCTGAGTTCGAGTGCTCCGACCCCCTCGTGAACCGCCTTCACGAGAACGTCGTCTGGGGCATGCGCGGCAACTTCCTGTCCGTGCCGACCGACTGTCCGCAGCGCGACGAGCGCCTGGGCTGGACCGGCGACATCCAGGTCTTCTCACCCACCGCCTCGACGCTCCACGACGTCGACGCGTTCCTCGCGGACTGGCTGGTCGACCTGAGGCTTGAGCAGTCCAAGCACGACGGCCTCGTGCCCTTCGTGATCCCCGACGCCCTGCGCGACGACGACGTCAAGCCGACCGCCGCCTGGGGCGACGCCGCGACAGTCGTCCCGTGGACCCTGTGGGAGCGCTACGGCGACCTCGATGTGCTCCGCGACCAGTACGAGTCGATGCGCGCGTGGGCCGACAGGCTGATCGCCAAGGCCGGCGAGGACAGCCTCTGGGAAGGCTCCATGCAGTTCGGCGACTGGCTCGACCCCGACGCCGCGCCGGACAACCCGGGCGGGTCCAAGGTGTCGCGCGACATCGTCGCGACCGCGCACGTCTTCAAGTCCGCGCGCATCGTCTCCAAGACCGCGGCCCTCCTGGGCCACGAGAACGACGCTGCGACGTACGGCCGCGTCGCTGAGGAGGTCGCCGAGGCGTTCCGCTCCACCTACATCACCCCGGCGGGCCGCATGATGTCGGACGCCCCGACCGCGTACGCGCTCGCGATCGGCTTCGACCTGGTCACCGACCCCGAGCTGCGCCAGTCGCTAGGCGACCGCCTGGCCGAGCGCGCTCGTTCCAAGGGATACCGCGTCTCGACGGGCTTCGTCGGCACGCCGCTGATCCTGGGCGCGCTGTCCGCGACCGGGCACGCGGACGCGGCGGGGCGCCTCCTGCTCCAGACCGACAACCCCTCATGGCTCTACACCGTGTCGATGGGTGCGACCACGATCTGGGAGCGCTGGGACTCGATGCTTCCCGACGGTTCGATCAACCCCGGCGAGATGACGAGTTTCAACCACTACGCCCTCGGCGCGGTCGCGGACTGGCTGCACCGGGAGCTCGCGGGCCTGTCCTTCGCAGCTCCGGGAGGCTCGCGCCTGCGCGTCGCCCCGACGCCCCTCGCGGGCATCGACTGGGCCCGGACGACGCAGGAGACGCCGCTCGGCACCGCGTCGACCGCCTGGCGGGTCGAGGACGGCACCCTCACGGTCGACGTCCTCATCCCTGCCGGCACGGTCGCGAGCGTCGAGCTTCCCGGCGCGGAGCCCGTTGAGGTCGGAGCCGGATCACACTCGTTCTCCGCGCCCATGAACGCACCCGAGGCGCCGTCCGGGCCGTACTCGCTCGCCACGGAGCTCGCGACGCTCGTCGACGATCAGCGCGCTGTCGCCGCGATCCGCGAGGAGCTGACTGGTTTCGCTCCCGGCTACGCCGCAGGGTTCTTCGACCGCACCGCGTGGACCGAGGGCTGCGCGCTGGGCGATGTGCTCTTCGGCGTCCCCCCGCACCTCAGGGCGCAGCTGGACGCGAGGCTCGGCGAGCTCTGA